One genomic segment of Mastomys coucha isolate ucsf_1 unplaced genomic scaffold, UCSF_Mcou_1 pScaffold22, whole genome shotgun sequence includes these proteins:
- the Slc25a4 gene encoding ADP/ATP translocase 1, producing MGDQALSFLKDFLAGGIAAAVSKTAVAPIERVKLLLQVQHASKQISAEKQYKGIIDCVVRIPKEQGFLSFWRGNLANVIRYFPTQALNFAFKDKYKQIFLGGVDRHKQFWRYFAGNLASGGAAGATSLCFVYPLDFARTRLAADVGKGSSQREFNGLGDCLTKIFKSDGLKGLYQGFSVSVQGIIIYRAAYFGVYDTAKGMLPDPKNVHIIVSWMIAQSVTAVAGLVSYPFDTVRRRMMMQSGRKGADIMYTGTLDCWRKIAKDEGANAFFKGAWSNVLRGMGGAFVLVLYDEIKKYV from the exons ATGGGGGATCAGGCTTTGAGCTTCCTTAAGGACTTCTTGGCAGGTGGCATCGCCGCCGCCGTCTCCAAGACTGCGGTCGCCCCGATCGAGAGGGTCAAACTGCTGCTGCAG gtCCAGCATGCCAGCAAACAGATCAGTGCAGAGAAACAGTACAAAGGCATCATTGATTGTGTCGTGAGAATCCCCAAGGAGCAGGGCTTTCTGTCCTTCTGGAGGGGTAACCTGGCCAATGTGATCCGGTACTTCCCCACCCAAGCCCTGAACTTCGCCTTCAAGGACAAGTACAAGCAGATCTTCCTGGGAGGCGTGGATCGTCATAAGCAGTTCTGGCGCTACTTCGCCGGGAACCTGGCCTCTGGTGGGGCAGCGGGggccacctccctctgcttcGTCTACCCGCTGGACTTTGCTAGGACCAGGCTGGCTGCTGACGTGGGCAAGGGATCTTCCCAGCGTGAGTTCAATGGGCTGGGCGACTGTCTCACCAAGATCTTCAAGTCTGACGGCCTGAAGGGTCTCTACCAGGGTTTCAGTGTCTCTGTTCAGGGCATCATCATCTACAGAGCTGCCTACTTCGGAGTCTATGACACTGCCAAGG GGATGCTGCCAGACCCCAAGAATGTGCACATTATCGTGAGCTGGATGATTGCCCAGAGTGTGACGGCGGTGGCGGGGCTGGTGTCTTATCCATTTGACACTGTTCGTCGTAGGATGATGATGCAGTCAGGCCGGAAAGGGG CTGATATTATGTACACGGGGACACTCGACTGCTGGAGGAAGATTGCAAAAGATGAAGGAGCCAACGCTTTCTTCAAAGGTGCTTGGTCCAATGTACTGAGAGGCATGGGTGGTGCTTTTGTATTGGTATTGTATGATGAGATCAAAAAATATGTGTAA